The nucleotide sequence CGCCGTCGTCTATATCGTGGCGACGGTTTCACTGGCCAAGCCAGGCCGCACCTGGTTCAAGGTGTCACTGGCGGCCGTGCTCACGGAACTCGTTGGCGTGCTGGTGGTTGGGGCGATCAGCCTCTTCGATCCTGTGGCTTTCCCGCATGACACCGTATGGTCACTGTTTGGCCGGGGATATGGCTTCGTGCCCCTGCTGCTGCCGATCCTTGGGCTCCTTTGGCTCAACAAGCGCCGTCCGTCCTGAGCCGCCGGCCCATGCGGGTAACCTTAGAATGTTCCGGCGCCGGGAGGTTGTCGGGCGGAACGAACATCTGCAGTAAAAGGCGAGGTTGATGGTCCACATCTGGAACGATCCCACCGAGGTCCCCAAGGACTTCGGACCTACCGTTGTCACCATCGGAAATTTTGACGGGGTACATCGGGGCCACCAGCATGTCCTCTCGCAACTGACGGACACCGCAAAGCGGTACAGCATTCCCTCCGTCGCCGTGACCTTCGATCCCCATCCTGCACAGGTACACCGGCCGGATGCAGCGCCTGAACTGATCATGGGCCTCCAGGACAAACTGGAAGCGCTGGGCGATACCGGTGTCGATGCCGTCCTGGTCATGAAGTACACCCTGGACCTTGCTGCGATGTCACCCATCGAATTTGTTCGTGATGTCCTGATCGACGGACTCCATGCGGCGCACGTTGTTGTCGGCCACGATCTGCGGTTCGGTGCCGGGAACGTCGGTGACGTCGTGACCATGCAGGAATTGGGCGAACAGCTGGGCTTCGGCGTGCAGGTGGTCAACGAATACGGCGCAGGCGGTTTTCCGCTGCATCACGACGGCGACGCGGACCGCCGCTGTTCCTCCACCTGGGTACGGGAGGCCTTGTCCGAAGGCGATGTGGTCACTGCCGCCGCCGTGCTGGGCAGGCCCCACCGGATGCGCGGGGAAGTTGTCCACGGCGCTGCCCGCGGCCGCGATCTCGGATTCCCCACAGCAAATCTTTCCCCCGATTCAACCGGCTACATCCCCGCCGACGGCATCTACGCGGGGTGGCTGATCGACCAGTCGGGGACGCGTTGGCCTGCCGCCATTTCCGTCGGTTCCAACCCCACCTTTGATGGCGTCAGCCGTCAGGTCGAAGCGCACGTCATCGACC is from Paenarthrobacter nicotinovorans and encodes:
- a CDS encoding bifunctional riboflavin kinase/FAD synthetase; the protein is MVHIWNDPTEVPKDFGPTVVTIGNFDGVHRGHQHVLSQLTDTAKRYSIPSVAVTFDPHPAQVHRPDAAPELIMGLQDKLEALGDTGVDAVLVMKYTLDLAAMSPIEFVRDVLIDGLHAAHVVVGHDLRFGAGNVGDVVTMQELGEQLGFGVQVVNEYGAGGFPLHHDGDADRRCSSTWVREALSEGDVVTAAAVLGRPHRMRGEVVHGAARGRDLGFPTANLSPDSTGYIPADGIYAGWLIDQSGTRWPAAISVGSNPTFDGVSRQVEAHVIDRPEENVEDFDLYGQTVAVEFTRRLRGMVAYRGPEALVEQMCLDVAQARELLAPS